In the genome of Streptomyces globosus, one region contains:
- a CDS encoding iron-siderophore ABC transporter substrate-binding protein — MSNGSRPALQRFVTHLPRLAVATAAALALSACGGGSQKAESKSGASADAGTASAAFPVTVEHKYGSTTIDKEPKRVVTLGLSDQDAVLALGIKPVGAVDWFKEQPYGKWPWTKDKWGSAKPEIVGERDEYNIEKIAALKPDLVIAQYSGMKKEQYDTLSKFTKVVAQPKDLPDYGASWQVMTRQIGTSLGKAAETDKLIADVDARFKAVRDRHPEFAQKTLVVADSFEAGKYSAFTRTDPKSIFFQELGFTLKPEIDTLAKPGFNVVELSAEKLNVLDVDRVVWVTSSTGANDRIKAEPLYRNLKVHQEKRDLFVPYQDPDVGAAFSFNTVLSIPYAITEIEPLLTAVR; from the coding sequence GTGTCCAACGGTTCGCGCCCCGCTCTGCAGCGGTTCGTCACCCACCTGCCACGCCTGGCCGTCGCCACGGCCGCCGCCCTCGCCCTGTCCGCCTGCGGGGGCGGCTCGCAGAAGGCGGAGTCGAAGTCCGGGGCCTCGGCCGACGCCGGCACCGCGTCCGCCGCCTTCCCGGTGACGGTCGAGCACAAGTACGGCAGCACCACGATCGACAAGGAGCCCAAGCGGGTCGTCACCCTGGGCCTCTCCGACCAGGACGCCGTCCTCGCGCTCGGCATCAAGCCGGTCGGCGCGGTGGACTGGTTCAAGGAGCAGCCGTACGGAAAGTGGCCGTGGACGAAGGACAAGTGGGGGTCCGCGAAGCCGGAGATCGTCGGTGAGCGCGACGAGTACAACATCGAGAAGATCGCGGCGCTCAAGCCGGACCTCGTCATCGCCCAGTACTCCGGCATGAAGAAGGAGCAGTACGACACCCTCTCGAAGTTCACGAAGGTCGTCGCCCAGCCCAAGGACCTGCCCGACTACGGCGCCTCCTGGCAGGTGATGACCCGGCAGATCGGCACGTCCCTCGGGAAGGCCGCCGAGACCGACAAGCTGATCGCCGACGTCGACGCCCGCTTCAAGGCCGTCCGCGACAGGCACCCCGAGTTCGCGCAGAAGACCCTCGTCGTCGCCGACAGCTTCGAAGCCGGCAAGTACTCGGCCTTCACCAGGACCGACCCCAAGTCGATCTTCTTCCAGGAGCTCGGCTTCACGCTCAAGCCCGAGATCGACACCCTCGCCAAGCCCGGCTTCAACGTCGTCGAGCTCAGCGCCGAGAAGCTGAACGTCCTCGACGTCGACCGCGTCGTGTGGGTCACCTCCAGCACCGGCGCCAACGACCGCATCAAGGCCGAGCCGCTCTACCGGAACCTGAAGGTCCACCAGGAGAAGCGCGACCTCTTCGTCCCCTACCAGGACCCGGACGTCGGCGCCGCGTTCTCCTTCAACAC
- a CDS encoding ABC transporter substrate-binding protein: MPARTRTDIARTDIARTDIARTGHAHTDPRPGARSRRSRTLLAATGALALLTVSACGAAETRGGDSKTVSLHTPSWVGAEVNTAVAAYLLEHELGYKVKTQQMDETPAWDAMSQGKIDAILEDWGHPQEEKRYVEGNKSVVSAGELGVTGHIGWFVPKYLADEKPDITDHRNLNKYADVFKTPESGDKGQFIKGDPSYVSYDNALIKNLGLDYKPIEAGAEATHLAQLEQLYKNKKPFLTYWWTPQWMNATMDLVEVKLPPYKEGCDADKQAVACAYPDVPLKKWMNADFAKDGGDAAEFLKNFTWTTEQQNLVAKYVAADGMSAQKAAEKWVKENEATWKAWLPKQ; encoded by the coding sequence ATGCCCGCACGCACCCGCACCGACATCGCCCGCACCGACATCGCCCGCACCGACATCGCCCGCACCGGCCACGCCCACACCGATCCGCGCCCGGGCGCCCGGTCCCGCCGTTCCAGAACGCTCCTCGCGGCGACCGGCGCCCTCGCCCTGCTCACGGTCAGCGCCTGCGGCGCCGCCGAGACCCGGGGCGGCGACTCCAAGACGGTCAGCCTGCACACCCCGTCGTGGGTCGGCGCCGAGGTCAACACGGCCGTCGCCGCGTACCTGCTGGAGCACGAACTCGGGTACAAGGTCAAGACCCAGCAGATGGACGAGACCCCGGCCTGGGACGCGATGAGCCAGGGCAAGATCGACGCGATCCTGGAGGACTGGGGCCACCCCCAGGAGGAGAAGCGCTACGTCGAGGGCAACAAGTCCGTCGTTTCGGCCGGCGAGCTGGGCGTGACGGGCCACATCGGCTGGTTCGTCCCGAAGTACCTGGCCGACGAGAAGCCGGACATCACGGACCACAGGAACCTCAACAAGTACGCGGACGTCTTCAAGACCCCGGAGAGCGGGGACAAGGGCCAGTTCATCAAGGGCGACCCGTCCTACGTCTCGTACGACAACGCCCTGATCAAGAACCTCGGCCTGGACTACAAGCCGATCGAGGCGGGCGCCGAGGCCACGCACCTCGCGCAGCTGGAGCAGCTGTACAAGAACAAGAAGCCCTTCCTCACCTACTGGTGGACCCCGCAGTGGATGAACGCGACGATGGACCTCGTCGAGGTGAAGCTGCCGCCGTACAAGGAGGGTTGTGACGCCGACAAGCAGGCCGTCGCCTGCGCCTACCCGGACGTGCCGCTGAAGAAGTGGATGAACGCGGACTTCGCGAAGGACGGCGGCGACGCGGCGGAGTTCCTGAAGAACTTCACGTGGACGACCGAGCAGCAGAACCTGGTCGCCAAGTACGTCGCCGCCGACGGGATGTCCGCGCAGAAGGCCGCCGAGAAGTGGGTGAAGGAGAACGAGGCGACCTGGAAGGCCTGGCTGCCGAAGCAGTGA
- a CDS encoding MarR family winged helix-turn-helix transcriptional regulator has product MDQPVVTGTARDASGAEFAVVGISNMPATDWAQVFRALAQTDLTLAGGAAARAVSQGAGMTPPSVLDLNAYLMYAVGKAARRRLTERLAAHNLRLWHLTVMALVADMGPQMKTLLAARLDMNTSDLVKVVNDLVKTGHVVCTRDRDDRRKVLVRLAPGGRAFLDRLNADIAATDDDVLAPLSGDERRVLASLLRRVHRHLDPDPADAGAAALGQRQAPST; this is encoded by the coding sequence ATGGATCAGCCGGTCGTCACCGGCACCGCACGCGACGCGTCGGGAGCGGAGTTCGCCGTCGTCGGCATCTCGAACATGCCCGCGACGGACTGGGCCCAGGTCTTCCGGGCCCTCGCGCAGACCGACCTGACGCTCGCGGGCGGCGCAGCGGCCAGGGCGGTGAGCCAGGGAGCCGGGATGACGCCCCCGAGCGTCCTCGACCTCAACGCGTACCTCATGTACGCGGTCGGGAAGGCCGCGCGCCGGCGGCTCACCGAGCGGCTGGCCGCCCACAACCTGCGGCTGTGGCACCTGACCGTCATGGCGCTGGTGGCCGACATGGGCCCGCAGATGAAGACGCTCCTGGCCGCGCGGCTCGACATGAACACCAGCGACCTGGTGAAGGTCGTCAACGACCTGGTGAAAACCGGCCACGTCGTCTGCACCCGGGACCGGGACGACCGGCGGAAGGTCCTCGTCCGGCTGGCCCCCGGGGGGCGCGCCTTCCTGGACCGGCTGAACGCGGACATCGCCGCCACCGACGACGACGTCCTGGCCCCGCTGAGCGGGGACGAGCGCCGGGTGCTCGCCTCCCTGCTCCGCCGGGTCCACCGGCACCTCGACCCGGACCCGGCCGACGCGGGCGCCGCAGCGTTGGGTCAGCGGCAGGCGCCCTCGACGTAG
- a CDS encoding lysine N(6)-hydroxylase/L-ornithine N(5)-oxygenase family protein, with the protein MSQGLPGDAPLVHDLIGIGFGPSNVAMAIALSEHNARVGRQEAVTAHFFERQPGFGWHRGMLIDDATMQVSFLKDLVTLRNPTSEYSFLCYLQSRGRLVDFVNHKNLFPLRVEFHDYFEWAAAKVDDMVSYGYEVVAVEPVVRDGAIEYLDVTARSGTDTVVHRARNLVIGTGLRPLMPEGVERTDRVWHNSELLTKVEALDGANPGRFVVVGAGQSAAENVAYLHRRFPEAEICAVFSRYGYSPADDSSFANRIFDPAAVDEYFAAPGDVKRKLMDYHGNTNYSVVDIDLIDDLYRQAYQEKVLGTERLRFINVSRLTGVEERDGRVHARITSLVSGEETVLDADVVVYATGYSPADPTGLLGPVAEHCLRDEEGRIRVERDYRLTTDPELRCRIYLQGGTEHTHGITSSLLSNTAVRVGEILDSILDRGPAAPAQNGPRPVADGIGLAS; encoded by the coding sequence ATGTCTCAGGGTCTTCCTGGCGACGCCCCACTGGTCCACGACCTCATTGGCATCGGCTTCGGCCCGTCCAATGTGGCCATGGCGATAGCTCTGAGCGAGCACAACGCCCGCGTCGGAAGGCAGGAGGCCGTCACCGCTCACTTCTTCGAGCGGCAGCCCGGCTTCGGCTGGCACCGCGGCATGCTGATCGACGACGCGACCATGCAGGTGTCCTTCCTCAAGGACCTCGTGACGCTGCGGAATCCGACCAGCGAGTACAGCTTCCTGTGCTACCTGCAGAGCAGGGGACGGCTCGTCGACTTCGTCAACCACAAGAACCTCTTCCCGCTCCGCGTCGAGTTCCACGACTACTTCGAGTGGGCGGCGGCCAAGGTCGACGACATGGTCTCCTACGGGTACGAGGTCGTCGCCGTCGAGCCCGTCGTCCGGGACGGCGCCATCGAGTACCTCGACGTCACGGCCCGCTCCGGCACCGACACGGTGGTCCACCGCGCCCGCAACCTCGTCATCGGCACCGGCCTGCGCCCGCTCATGCCCGAGGGCGTCGAGCGCACCGACCGCGTGTGGCACAACTCCGAGCTGCTCACGAAGGTCGAGGCGCTGGACGGCGCGAACCCCGGCCGCTTCGTCGTCGTGGGCGCCGGACAGAGCGCCGCCGAGAACGTCGCCTACCTCCACCGCCGGTTCCCCGAGGCCGAGATCTGCGCCGTCTTCTCCCGCTACGGCTACAGCCCAGCCGACGACAGCAGCTTCGCCAACCGCATCTTCGACCCGGCCGCCGTCGACGAGTACTTCGCCGCCCCCGGGGACGTCAAGCGCAAGCTGATGGACTACCACGGCAACACCAACTACTCCGTCGTCGACATCGACCTCATCGACGACCTCTACCGGCAGGCGTACCAGGAGAAGGTCCTCGGCACCGAGCGCCTCCGCTTCATCAACGTCTCCCGCCTCACCGGCGTCGAGGAGCGCGACGGCAGGGTCCACGCCCGCATCACCTCCCTGGTGAGCGGCGAGGAGACGGTCCTCGACGCCGATGTCGTCGTCTACGCCACCGGCTACAGCCCCGCCGACCCCACCGGCCTCCTCGGCCCCGTCGCAGAGCACTGCCTGCGCGACGAGGAGGGGCGCATCCGCGTCGAACGGGACTACCGGCTCACCACCGACCCGGAACTGCGCTGCAGGATCTACCTCCAGGGCGGCACCGAGCACACCCACGGCATCACGTCGTCCCTGCTCTCCAACACGGCCGTCAGGGTCGGCGAGATCCTCGACTCCATCCTCGACCGGGGCCCCGCGGCGCCCGCGCAGAACGGGCCCCGCCCGGTCGCCGACGGGATCGGCCTGGCCAGCTAG
- a CDS encoding methionyl-tRNA formyltransferase has product MRVVMFGYQTWGHRTLKALLESEHDVVMVVTHPKSEHAYEKIWSDSVADLAEEHGVPVAIRNRPDDEELFDLLKAADPDIIVANNWRTWIPPRIYSLPRHGTLNVHDSLLPKYAGFSPLIWALINGEEEVGVTAHMMDEVLDAGDIVEQRAVPVGPADTATDLFHKTVDLIAPVTTAALARIAAGETEFTRQDRSRASFFHKRSEEDIRIDWTWPADVLERLVRAQSAPYPSAFTFHKGRRLEILSAVVSEGRYGGTPGRIFYREGEGVVIVAGADARTGRNHGLAVTRVRTEDGRELPATEYFTSMGGYLTGRP; this is encoded by the coding sequence ATGCGGGTCGTCATGTTCGGTTACCAGACGTGGGGTCACCGCACCCTGAAAGCCCTCCTGGAGTCCGAGCACGACGTCGTGATGGTCGTGACACACCCCAAGAGCGAGCACGCCTACGAGAAGATCTGGAGCGACTCGGTCGCCGACCTGGCCGAGGAGCACGGCGTGCCCGTCGCCATCCGCAACCGGCCCGACGACGAGGAGCTTTTCGACCTCCTCAAGGCGGCCGATCCGGACATCATCGTGGCCAACAACTGGCGTACGTGGATCCCTCCGCGGATCTACTCGCTCCCCCGCCACGGCACGCTGAACGTGCACGACTCGCTCCTGCCGAAGTACGCCGGCTTCTCCCCGCTGATCTGGGCCCTCATCAACGGCGAGGAGGAGGTGGGCGTCACCGCCCACATGATGGACGAGGTCCTCGACGCTGGCGACATCGTCGAGCAGCGCGCCGTCCCGGTGGGGCCCGCCGACACGGCCACCGACCTCTTCCACAAGACGGTCGACCTCATCGCCCCCGTCACCACCGCCGCCCTCGCCCGGATCGCCGCCGGGGAGACCGAGTTCACCCGGCAGGACCGCTCCCGGGCCAGCTTCTTCCACAAGCGGTCCGAGGAGGACATCCGCATCGACTGGACCTGGCCGGCCGACGTCCTGGAGCGCCTGGTCCGCGCGCAGTCCGCGCCGTACCCGAGCGCCTTCACCTTCCACAAGGGCAGGCGCCTGGAGATCCTCTCCGCCGTCGTGTCGGAGGGCCGCTACGGCGGCACGCCCGGCCGCATCTTCTACCGCGAGGGCGAGGGCGTCGTGATCGTCGCCGGTGCCGACGCCCGCACCGGCCGCAACCACGGCCTCGCCGTCACCCGCGTACGCACGGAGGACGGCCGAGAGCTGCCCGCCACCGAGTACTTCACCTCCATGGGCGGCTACCTCACCGGCCGCCCGTGA
- a CDS encoding ABC transporter permease, which produces MSAATTSRPPVAGGNSRSRAEQAGSRRSWRPALPAAPAVLLVLALLLPTAALLADGGWPQALRLDLAPQLDTFADWVVDNRETHPVFLYFLLHLSNAATDSVAQVHDLLTAIGWAGVLTTATALAWYAGGAGRKGAGPALVAFASLAGCGLLGLWEQSTETLALMLVSVAVASAVGILLGLACGLSDTAQRMLRPVLDTMQVLPSFAYLLPLVLVFGIGTPSALITTVIYAAPPMVRMTALGLRGADPAVLEASRSLGATRWQRLRTARLPMARPQLFLGLNQTIMMALSMVVIASVVGAGGLGESVYQALKTRDFGQGLTAGLAIVLIAVWLDRTTAAAGARSGVPVGRKGTGIALAAAGGGLLAGRALGEWPEAATVDIAAPLNTAVDWLVGSVYQDVPVFGGTSVWAGNATSWVLNPLNDGLQALPWWSLLLLAGAVALLVGTWRGALTAVLALGCTGVLGIWDKALYTLSQILVAVALTLVLGFAIGILAARVRAVERLLRPVFDAMQTLPQFIYLIPVVQLFNAGRVAAITAAAVYALPAVVRVTTQGLRQVSPATMEVSRSLGATTWQQIRDVQWPLARPALLVAANQGVVLVLAVVVIGGLVGGGALGFDVVKGLTAGELGTGLIAGAGIVCLGLALDKLTQPADRTASADTRH; this is translated from the coding sequence ATGAGCGCCGCCACCACCTCCCGCCCCCCCGTCGCCGGGGGGAACAGCCGCAGCCGCGCCGAGCAGGCGGGCAGCCGCCGCTCCTGGCGCCCGGCCCTCCCCGCCGCCCCGGCGGTGCTGCTGGTCCTGGCGCTGCTTCTGCCCACCGCCGCCCTGCTCGCCGACGGCGGCTGGCCGCAGGCACTGCGCCTGGACCTGGCCCCGCAGCTCGACACCTTCGCCGACTGGGTGGTCGACAACCGCGAGACCCACCCCGTCTTCCTCTACTTCCTGCTGCACCTGTCCAACGCGGCCACCGACTCGGTCGCCCAGGTCCACGACCTGCTCACCGCCATCGGCTGGGCGGGCGTGCTCACCACCGCCACCGCACTCGCCTGGTACGCGGGCGGCGCCGGCCGCAAAGGCGCCGGCCCGGCCCTCGTCGCCTTCGCCTCCCTGGCCGGCTGCGGGCTCCTCGGCCTGTGGGAGCAGTCGACCGAGACGCTCGCCCTGATGCTGGTGTCCGTCGCCGTGGCGTCCGCGGTCGGCATCCTGCTCGGCCTGGCCTGCGGACTGTCCGACACCGCCCAGCGGATGCTGCGCCCGGTCCTCGACACCATGCAGGTCCTGCCGTCCTTCGCCTACCTGCTCCCGCTCGTCCTGGTCTTCGGCATCGGCACCCCGTCCGCGCTCATCACGACGGTGATCTACGCGGCACCCCCGATGGTCCGGATGACCGCGCTGGGCCTGCGCGGCGCGGACCCGGCCGTCCTGGAGGCCTCCAGGTCCCTCGGGGCGACCCGGTGGCAGCGGCTGCGGACGGCACGGCTGCCGATGGCCCGGCCGCAGCTCTTCCTCGGCCTGAACCAGACGATCATGATGGCCCTGTCGATGGTGGTCATCGCCTCCGTCGTCGGCGCCGGCGGTCTCGGCGAGAGCGTGTACCAGGCGCTGAAGACCCGCGACTTCGGCCAGGGCCTCACCGCCGGACTGGCCATCGTCCTCATCGCCGTGTGGCTCGACCGGACGACGGCTGCGGCCGGGGCGCGCAGCGGCGTCCCGGTCGGCCGGAAGGGAACCGGTATCGCCCTCGCGGCGGCCGGCGGAGGCCTGCTGGCGGGCCGGGCCCTGGGCGAGTGGCCCGAAGCGGCCACGGTGGACATCGCCGCACCGCTGAACACCGCCGTCGACTGGCTGGTCGGCAGCGTGTACCAGGACGTCCCCGTGTTCGGCGGCACCTCCGTGTGGGCCGGCAACGCCACCAGCTGGGTGCTCAACCCGCTGAACGACGGCCTCCAGGCCCTGCCGTGGTGGTCGCTGCTGCTGCTCGCCGGTGCCGTGGCCCTGCTCGTCGGCACCTGGCGGGGCGCCCTGACCGCCGTCCTCGCCCTGGGGTGCACCGGCGTGCTCGGCATCTGGGACAAGGCCCTGTACACGCTCTCCCAGATCCTGGTCGCCGTCGCCCTCACCCTGGTCCTGGGCTTCGCGATCGGCATCCTCGCGGCCCGCGTACGGGCGGTCGAACGGCTGCTGCGCCCGGTGTTCGACGCCATGCAGACGCTGCCGCAGTTCATCTACCTCATCCCGGTCGTCCAACTGTTCAACGCGGGCCGGGTCGCCGCGATCACCGCGGCGGCCGTGTACGCCCTGCCCGCCGTGGTGCGGGTCACCACGCAGGGACTGCGGCAGGTCAGCCCCGCCACCATGGAGGTGTCCCGCTCCCTGGGCGCCACCACCTGGCAGCAGATCCGCGACGTGCAGTGGCCGCTCGCCCGCCCGGCGCTGCTGGTCGCCGCGAACCAGGGCGTCGTCCTCGTCCTCGCCGTGGTCGTCATCGGCGGCCTGGTGGGCGGCGGGGCACTCGGCTTCGACGTGGTCAAGGGCCTCACCGCGGGCGAACTCGGCACCGGTCTGATCGCCGGCGCGGGCATCGTCTGCCTGGGCCTGGCCCTCGACAAGCTCACCCAGCCCGCCGACCGCACCGCCTCGGCCGACACCCGGCACTGA